The following proteins are co-located in the Nonlabens ponticola genome:
- a CDS encoding tetratricopeptide repeat protein, giving the protein MRNLFMILLLIPALLFSQEDVDDSAFAKANNAYTNGNYQEAQELYSSILQSGKHSVQVYYNLGNTYYKLNEVAPSIYHYEKALMMDPDNEDVRNNLKFAQQMTVDRIESLGGNPFLDAMTSLVKSMSTDSWAYLSIMLAILAVLCFVLYHYAATSGKKRLFFTFFIVFLLVMGLSIYAAFRSNDLMVSSNTAIIYDQEVISRSEPNNSSQSTFTLHAGTKVEILESYEDWSKVRIANGEKAWVPQDSYKEL; this is encoded by the coding sequence ATGAGAAACCTGTTTATGATTTTGCTACTTATTCCTGCACTTCTTTTTTCGCAGGAAGATGTTGATGATTCAGCTTTCGCGAAAGCTAATAACGCATACACCAATGGTAATTATCAAGAGGCTCAAGAGTTGTATTCAAGCATCCTGCAATCTGGAAAGCACAGCGTGCAGGTCTATTACAATCTGGGTAATACATACTATAAGTTGAATGAGGTCGCACCGTCCATCTATCACTATGAAAAAGCCTTGATGATGGATCCAGATAATGAAGACGTACGGAACAATTTAAAGTTTGCGCAACAAATGACGGTAGATCGCATAGAGTCGTTAGGTGGTAATCCCTTTCTAGATGCGATGACGTCTCTGGTGAAATCCATGTCAACCGATAGTTGGGCTTACTTGAGCATCATGCTAGCGATACTGGCCGTTTTGTGTTTTGTGCTATATCATTACGCCGCAACAAGTGGCAAGAAGCGATTGTTTTTCACGTTTTTCATCGTCTTTTTACTCGTGATGGGTTTATCGATTTATGCGGCATTCAGGTCAAACGACTTGATGGTCAGTAGCAATACTGCCATTATCTATGATCAAGAGGTTATTTCCAGAAGTGAACCTAATAACAGCTCTCAATCTACCTTTACACTGCATGCTGGAACCAAAGTTGAGATACTGGAATCCTATGAGGACTGGAGCAAAGTCCGCATCGCCAACGGTGAGAAGGCATGGGTGCCACAGGACAGTTATAAAGAATTGTAA
- a CDS encoding BatD family protein, with protein MKQLLFLFLWMSAAVAAAQTTFTATATRDNIALNERLRVEFKMNADGDNFTPPDFRGFKVATGPVTGVSQRYINGVGSFAKTYTYILAPESTGTKTIGSATMDYQGTTYTSDPFNIQVTKAIERPREMDSQQPLPELNVHLVAEVSNASPYLNEAIRVVYKLYVSNNTGIRGWTDVETPKYEDFWSLTKDRRDEPVRDGTYKGEPYRYLVLRDAILYPQKTGRVTMEPLVMDVNVLVPSGRRSFFGRQQNVLEKLRVTAGARTLNVKDLPQDGRPASFTGAVGQFDFNVDVTRSQLEAGESLNATVVVEGTGNLQLMQLPEIEVPQSLEVFEPERIDNTDRSVNSITGSIEDNYTIVPQFGGTYEIPAVEFSYFDPKKKQYVTINSDAQEIVVTGPAVTAATPGGTNVLTASDTFAFIATSTDLEDIDGSTFFGSTAYWTILGGSFLLIPLFLLVARKRDQTAADVKGQKIKKANKLSKKYLSDASRKLDDPEAFYESLERALHNFLKAKLNIPTAEMSKERIDQLLQQRQVQEEPRKEFMELLSSAEFARYAPSSETSMQQDYDKASRVINALDKQIHRR; from the coding sequence ATGAAACAACTGCTTTTTTTGTTTTTATGGATGAGTGCAGCGGTGGCCGCTGCGCAAACAACGTTTACAGCAACCGCAACACGAGATAACATCGCACTCAATGAACGGCTGCGAGTAGAATTCAAGATGAATGCTGATGGTGACAATTTTACACCACCAGATTTTAGAGGTTTTAAAGTAGCAACTGGACCAGTGACTGGCGTCTCACAGCGATATATCAATGGAGTAGGTTCGTTTGCCAAAACCTATACTTACATATTAGCGCCAGAAAGCACAGGTACTAAGACCATAGGTAGTGCTACCATGGATTATCAAGGCACAACTTATACGTCAGATCCTTTCAATATTCAGGTGACCAAAGCTATTGAGCGACCGCGAGAAATGGACAGCCAGCAACCGCTACCAGAACTCAATGTCCATCTAGTCGCTGAGGTTTCTAACGCATCACCTTACCTCAATGAAGCCATACGGGTCGTTTATAAATTATATGTCTCAAACAATACTGGCATACGCGGCTGGACAGATGTCGAGACGCCTAAATATGAAGACTTCTGGTCATTGACTAAGGATAGACGCGATGAACCTGTACGTGATGGCACCTACAAGGGCGAGCCTTACCGATATCTTGTATTACGTGATGCCATTTTATATCCGCAGAAAACGGGTCGCGTGACCATGGAACCACTGGTGATGGATGTGAATGTGCTAGTGCCTTCAGGTAGGCGCAGTTTCTTTGGCCGTCAACAAAATGTTCTTGAAAAATTACGTGTCACGGCTGGTGCTAGAACACTTAATGTAAAGGATTTACCACAAGATGGCAGGCCAGCGAGTTTTACAGGTGCGGTAGGTCAGTTTGATTTTAATGTAGATGTTACCAGATCACAGTTGGAAGCTGGTGAAAGCCTTAATGCAACAGTCGTGGTAGAAGGAACAGGTAATCTGCAGCTCATGCAGTTGCCAGAAATTGAGGTGCCGCAAAGTCTTGAGGTCTTTGAACCAGAGCGCATTGATAATACCGATCGCAGTGTGAATAGCATTACAGGTTCTATTGAAGATAATTACACCATCGTGCCGCAATTTGGTGGTACTTATGAGATCCCAGCGGTGGAATTCAGCTACTTTGATCCTAAGAAAAAGCAGTATGTCACGATCAATAGCGATGCTCAAGAAATTGTGGTGACTGGTCCAGCTGTTACGGCTGCCACGCCAGGTGGTACCAATGTGTTGACGGCCAGTGATACGTTTGCCTTTATCGCTACCAGTACCGATCTTGAAGACATTGACGGTTCAACATTTTTTGGCAGCACTGCTTACTGGACTATTCTAGGCGGCAGCTTTTTATTGATACCACTCTTCTTGCTTGTTGCTAGAAAGAGAGATCAAACCGCTGCAGATGTTAAAGGACAGAAGATCAAAAAAGCCAATAAGCTAAGTAAGAAATACCTAAGCGATGCGAGCCGCAAACTCGATGATCCAGAGGCATTTTATGAAAGTCTGGAACGTGCGCTGCACAACTTCCTTAAGGCAAAATTGAACATTCCAACCGCCGAAATGTCCAAGGAGCGCATCGATCAATTATTGCAACAACGACAAGTCCAGGAAGAGCCACGCAAGGAATTTATGGAACTACTTAGCAGTGCAGAGTTTGCGAGATATGCGCCGTCATCGGAAACCAGCATGCAACAGGATTATGATAAGGCGAGCCGCGTGATCAATGCTTTGGACAAACAAATTCATAGAAGATAA
- a CDS encoding tetratricopeptide repeat protein, translating to MKNIVALVLVLMCSAFAKAQLSEVQQQDYETAMANGQSAAQSSDFVEAEAAYRKAKAINPSSAEASYNLGNVYYNNKKGYSAVENYRDAALSAKTKEEKHKIFHNLGNTFMENKQYVEAVEAYKNALRNDPTDDETRYNLALAKQEEENQGGGGGNDKDQPEQGDNKDENQNKEGDQDENSDGKGDGDKEKDGDDKEGDDGKEKENDKGENSEGDNGDGKPKEQGGNEQRPRQEGQMTPQQIRQILEAMNNEEQKIQDKINARKQKGKGVRTEKDW from the coding sequence ATGAAAAACATAGTTGCTTTGGTTTTGGTTTTGATGTGTTCCGCTTTCGCGAAAGCGCAATTATCAGAAGTCCAACAACAAGATTATGAGACCGCAATGGCCAATGGTCAGTCTGCAGCTCAAAGCAGCGACTTTGTGGAAGCTGAAGCAGCCTATAGAAAAGCTAAAGCTATCAATCCGTCAAGTGCTGAGGCTAGCTATAATCTAGGGAACGTTTACTATAACAATAAGAAAGGCTACAGTGCTGTGGAGAATTATAGAGACGCTGCATTGAGCGCTAAAACTAAAGAAGAAAAGCATAAAATCTTCCATAATCTGGGTAACACCTTTATGGAAAACAAGCAGTATGTAGAAGCGGTTGAGGCCTACAAAAATGCACTGCGCAACGATCCAACCGATGATGAGACGCGATACAACCTAGCACTTGCCAAGCAAGAAGAAGAGAATCAAGGCGGTGGTGGCGGTAATGATAAAGACCAGCCAGAGCAAGGCGACAACAAGGACGAGAATCAGAACAAGGAAGGCGACCAAGATGAAAATTCTGATGGTAAAGGAGATGGTGACAAAGAGAAAGATGGTGATGATAAAGAAGGCGATGACGGCAAGGAAAAGGAGAACGACAAAGGCGAGAATAGCGAAGGTGACAACGGTGATGGCAAACCTAAAGAGCAAGGCGGCAACGAACAGCGACCACGTCAAGAAGGTCAGATGACACCGCAGCAAATACGCCAGATCCTAGAGGCCATGAATAACGAGGAACAGAAAATTCAAGATAAAATCAATGCACGCAAGCAAAAAGGCAAGGGCGTGCGCACAGAGAAAGATTGGTAA
- a CDS encoding VWA domain-containing protein, translating to MILEQKIYFWLLLIIPVLVLLFLGLSFWKVRAQRKFAQQAMLDHLIPDRSWFKPVLKLVTICVSIVFIVLALVNLKAGTKVQTVNREGVDIVFAVDVSKSMLAEDIAPNRLQKSQQLVTQIINNLGSDRVGLIAYAGSAVPQLPITTDYSSAKMFLQALNTDLISSQGTAIAEAIQLAESYYQEESEASKVLVIISDGEDHEGEAISMAEDAADNGVRIITIGVGTEKGGTIPIKRRGITQSFKKDRDGNTVITKLNTETLSEIAEAGNGTYIDGTITANAIEELQDELSGVDKVAFDSQQYADFASQYQWFLALGLLFLILEIFYSNRKTPWIKKLNLFNE from the coding sequence ATGATCCTAGAACAAAAAATATACTTCTGGTTACTGTTGATCATACCTGTTTTGGTATTGCTCTTTCTAGGCTTGTCGTTTTGGAAAGTGCGTGCACAGCGCAAGTTTGCCCAGCAAGCCATGCTGGATCACTTGATTCCAGATAGATCTTGGTTCAAACCCGTGTTGAAACTGGTCACGATATGCGTGAGTATTGTGTTCATTGTTTTGGCGTTGGTCAATCTCAAAGCAGGAACTAAGGTGCAAACCGTCAATCGTGAAGGCGTGGACATCGTTTTTGCAGTGGACGTTTCCAAATCCATGCTGGCTGAAGACATTGCACCCAACCGACTGCAAAAATCACAGCAGCTGGTCACACAAATTATCAATAATTTAGGCAGCGATAGAGTTGGTTTGATTGCTTATGCAGGTAGCGCCGTACCGCAGTTGCCCATCACTACAGACTACAGCAGTGCCAAAATGTTCTTGCAGGCACTCAACACAGATCTTATTTCCAGTCAAGGAACCGCCATCGCAGAAGCCATCCAGCTGGCAGAAAGTTATTATCAAGAAGAATCTGAAGCCTCAAAAGTATTGGTCATCATCAGCGATGGAGAAGATCATGAAGGCGAAGCCATCAGCATGGCAGAAGATGCTGCCGATAACGGCGTACGCATCATTACCATAGGCGTTGGGACTGAAAAAGGTGGCACCATTCCTATCAAACGTCGTGGTATCACGCAATCCTTTAAAAAAGATCGTGACGGCAATACCGTCATTACAAAACTCAATACTGAAACTTTGTCAGAAATCGCCGAAGCTGGAAACGGCACTTACATAGACGGCACCATCACGGCAAATGCCATTGAAGAGCTACAGGACGAGCTTTCTGGCGTGGACAAGGTCGCTTTTGACTCACAGCAATATGCAGACTTTGCCTCACAGTACCAGTGGTTTTTGGCATTAGGATTGCTGTTTTTGATATTAGAAATTTTCTATAGCAATCGCAAGACGCCGTGGATCAAGAAATTAAACTTGTTCAATGAATAG
- a CDS encoding vWA domain-containing protein, which yields MIQWWNRVEFLNPQWFWLLLIIPFLAAYYWWQGRQDNATVKISSLQGFESGTSWLARLRPLLYVLRLLAIALLIVAMARPQTTDTTTKVSTTEGIDIVLAIDVSASMLAKDLKPDRLEATKEVALDFIKGRPTDRIGVVVYAGESYTKTPITTDQSITVRAVEDIEYDNVLQNGTAIGMGLATAVNRLKESESESKVIILMTDGVNNSGFIDPKIASELAVEYGIKVYTIGIGTNGNAYSPVSIKADGSFRFALTPVEIDEQLMKEIASSTGGTYYRATNNKKLAQIYQEIDQLEKTEVEEFKFTDVQEKFRPLVLLALALLSMEMLLRYTLFRTAA from the coding sequence ATGATACAGTGGTGGAATAGGGTAGAGTTTTTGAATCCGCAGTGGTTCTGGTTGTTGTTGATCATACCATTCCTGGCCGCGTATTACTGGTGGCAAGGCAGGCAAGACAACGCTACTGTTAAGATTTCTAGTTTGCAAGGTTTTGAATCGGGCACTTCGTGGCTGGCCAGACTTAGACCGCTGTTATATGTGTTGCGATTACTGGCTATTGCGTTGTTAATTGTTGCCATGGCACGACCGCAAACGACAGACACCACCACAAAAGTCAGCACTACCGAAGGTATCGACATCGTTCTCGCCATTGACGTGAGTGCTAGTATGCTTGCCAAAGATCTCAAACCAGACCGACTGGAAGCGACTAAAGAAGTAGCGCTGGATTTCATCAAAGGCCGACCTACAGATCGCATTGGCGTGGTTGTTTATGCAGGTGAGAGTTACACCAAAACACCAATCACTACAGATCAAAGTATCACGGTGAGAGCTGTTGAAGATATTGAGTACGATAACGTATTACAAAATGGTACAGCCATAGGCATGGGTCTGGCAACCGCAGTAAACCGACTTAAAGAAAGCGAGTCAGAAAGTAAAGTCATTATCTTGATGACTGATGGTGTGAACAATTCTGGATTTATAGATCCTAAAATAGCATCTGAGCTTGCGGTGGAATACGGCATTAAAGTTTATACGATAGGAATTGGCACAAACGGGAACGCTTATTCACCAGTTTCCATCAAGGCTGATGGTAGCTTTAGATTTGCATTGACGCCAGTTGAGATCGACGAGCAATTAATGAAAGAAATTGCATCATCTACAGGTGGTACCTATTATCGTGCGACCAACAATAAAAAGCTGGCCCAGATTTATCAAGAAATTGATCAACTAGAAAAAACCGAAGTGGAAGAATTTAAGTTCACAGATGTTCAAGAAAAATTTAGACCGCTAGTTTTGCTAGCCTTGGCATTGTTGAGTATGGAGATGTTATTGAGGTATACATTATTTAGAACTGCTGCGTGA
- a CDS encoding DUF58 domain-containing protein: MDTKELLKKVRKIEIKTRRLSDAVFGGEYHSAFKGRGMTFSEVRQYQYGDDVRNIDWNVTARFREPFVKVFEEERELTLMLVADVSGSTLFGTQDQLKREIITEISATLAFSALQNNDKVGLLLFSDQVELFVPPKKGKFHILRIIRELLEFEPSNKTTNLGNALEYLGGVLKKKAIVFVMSDFMTSDYQKPLQVIGRKHDVTGVRVYDQREQELPSMGLVPFKDQETGKQRIINTSSRSVRTKYAAFHKENAAYFKNSFTKADAGAIDLETRENYTTKLLGYFKRR; the protein is encoded by the coding sequence TTGGACACAAAAGAACTCCTTAAAAAAGTACGCAAGATCGAGATCAAGACTCGGCGGTTGAGCGATGCCGTTTTTGGAGGTGAGTACCACAGCGCCTTTAAGGGTCGTGGTATGACTTTTAGTGAGGTGCGCCAATATCAATACGGCGATGATGTGCGCAATATCGATTGGAATGTTACCGCTAGATTTAGAGAGCCGTTTGTCAAAGTTTTTGAAGAAGAACGTGAGCTCACACTCATGCTGGTGGCAGATGTCAGCGGCAGTACCCTTTTTGGAACCCAAGACCAGCTCAAACGTGAGATCATTACCGAAATCAGCGCAACGCTGGCATTCAGCGCTTTGCAGAATAATGATAAGGTAGGCTTGCTGCTCTTTTCAGATCAGGTAGAATTATTTGTACCGCCTAAAAAAGGTAAGTTTCACATCTTGCGCATCATTCGTGAGCTGTTGGAATTTGAACCATCCAACAAGACCACTAACTTGGGTAACGCACTAGAATATCTAGGTGGCGTGCTCAAGAAAAAAGCTATTGTTTTTGTGATGTCAGATTTCATGACCAGCGATTATCAAAAGCCATTGCAAGTCATAGGTCGCAAGCACGATGTCACTGGCGTGCGCGTGTATGACCAGCGAGAGCAGGAATTGCCCAGCATGGGATTAGTGCCATTTAAGGATCAAGAAACAGGCAAGCAACGCATCATTAATACCAGCTCGCGCAGCGTGAGAACTAAGTATGCCGCCTTTCACAAAGAAAACGCTGCTTACTTCAAGAATAGCTTTACCAAGGCAGATGCTGGCGCCATCGATCTGGAAACGAGAGAGAATTACACCACTAAACTTTTAGGATACTTCAAGCGCAGATGA
- a CDS encoding four helix bundle protein encodes MSKTNPIVDLSFQFSLEIIEFVQVLKEQKNWELSSQIFRSGTSIGANIHEAQGAESRNDFVHKLKIASKECLETDYWLQLCKTSQHLPTPPELLFEKRTSIAKLLSSIIASTKRNTPIK; translated from the coding sequence ATGTCTAAAACGAATCCGATCGTAGATCTGAGTTTTCAGTTTTCATTAGAGATTATTGAATTTGTTCAAGTATTGAAAGAACAAAAGAATTGGGAGCTTTCCTCACAAATATTTAGATCTGGTACAAGCATAGGAGCCAATATTCATGAAGCACAAGGTGCAGAAAGCAGAAATGATTTTGTCCATAAATTAAAGATAGCCTCTAAAGAATGTCTTGAAACAGATTACTGGTTACAACTGTGTAAAACGTCTCAACATTTACCAACACCGCCAGAATTATTATTTGAGAAAAGAACGTCAATAGCAAAATTGTTATCATCTATAATCGCATCAACTAAAAGAAATACGCCAATAAAGTAA
- a CDS encoding AAA family ATPase, whose amino-acid sequence MNQEHTAVDVASINDKVQAESAFIDQLVREMNKVIVGQQYMIDRLLIGLLGRGHILLEGVPGLAKTLAITTLSKAVQGSFSRIQFTPDLLPADVVGTLIYNMKENDFSIRKGPIFANFVLADEINRAPAKVQSALLEAMQEKQVTIGDTTFKLEKPFLVMATQNPVDQEGTYPLPEAQMDRFMLKTVIDYPTIADEQFIMRANLKKEFPEPNPVITPEQILRAQDAVEMVYMDEKIEKYILDIIFATRYPEKYNLADLKPLISFGASPRGSINLAKAAKCYAFIKRRGYVVPEDVRAVVLDVLRHRIGITYEAEAESYTTEDIVNKIVNTIEVP is encoded by the coding sequence ATGAATCAAGAACATACGGCCGTAGATGTGGCCAGTATCAATGATAAGGTGCAAGCTGAAAGTGCGTTTATAGATCAGCTGGTACGTGAGATGAATAAGGTAATCGTGGGTCAACAGTACATGATCGATCGATTGCTCATAGGACTGCTAGGACGCGGTCACATATTGCTAGAAGGTGTGCCTGGACTTGCCAAAACACTGGCGATCACCACGCTTTCCAAAGCCGTTCAAGGTAGTTTCTCGCGCATACAGTTTACACCAGACCTGCTGCCAGCAGATGTCGTAGGAACGCTGATTTACAACATGAAGGAAAATGATTTTTCCATACGCAAAGGACCCATTTTTGCCAATTTTGTCCTGGCAGATGAGATCAATCGTGCGCCTGCCAAAGTACAATCTGCACTGCTGGAAGCCATGCAGGAAAAGCAAGTGACCATAGGCGACACGACTTTCAAACTGGAGAAACCATTTCTGGTAATGGCCACTCAAAATCCAGTAGATCAAGAAGGAACCTATCCGTTACCTGAGGCACAAATGGACCGTTTTATGTTAAAAACAGTCATCGACTATCCTACCATCGCAGACGAGCAATTTATCATGCGCGCCAATCTCAAGAAGGAATTTCCAGAACCTAATCCTGTAATCACGCCAGAGCAAATCCTGCGTGCGCAAGATGCGGTAGAGATGGTTTATATGGATGAGAAGATTGAAAAGTACATTCTCGACATCATTTTTGCGACGCGTTACCCAGAAAAATACAACCTGGCCGACTTGAAGCCGCTGATTAGTTTTGGCGCATCACCACGTGGATCCATCAACCTTGCCAAGGCCGCCAAATGCTATGCATTTATCAAGCGCCGCGGTTATGTCGTGCCAGAAGATGTGCGCGCGGTAGTGCTAGACGTCCTGCGTCACCGTATAGGAATCACCTATGAAGCCGAGGCAGAAAGTTACACCACGGAAGATATCGTGAATAAGATCGTGAATACGATTGAAGTACCTTAA
- a CDS encoding SDR family NAD(P)-dependent oxidoreductase yields MAKTVLITGATSGIGLATAQLLASNDYRLILCGRNSEKLAELQNELGEKTDVTTLEFDVRDKDRVHELIQGLPAEFSQIDVLINNAGNAHGLDPIDKGSVDDWDAMMDINVKGLLYVSHAIIPQMRERESGHIINIGSTAGKEVYPNGNVYCGSKHAVDAITTGMRLDLNPYKIKVGAVNPGLVETNFSKVRFKGDTDRADKVYQGYKALQPEDIADVILFALTRPAHVNIADLTMMCTAQASSTVLNKG; encoded by the coding sequence ATGGCAAAAACAGTATTGATCACAGGCGCCACCAGCGGTATAGGACTCGCAACGGCACAACTACTAGCAAGTAATGATTACCGACTCATTTTATGCGGTCGCAACAGTGAAAAACTTGCGGAATTGCAAAATGAACTCGGCGAAAAGACAGACGTCACCACGCTGGAATTTGACGTGCGTGACAAGGATCGCGTCCATGAATTAATTCAAGGATTGCCAGCTGAATTCAGCCAGATTGATGTGCTTATCAATAACGCGGGAAATGCACATGGGCTGGATCCTATCGATAAGGGCAGTGTGGACGATTGGGACGCGATGATGGATATCAATGTCAAGGGCTTGCTGTATGTAAGTCATGCGATCATACCGCAAATGCGCGAGCGTGAGTCTGGTCATATTATCAATATAGGCTCTACCGCTGGTAAGGAAGTTTATCCCAATGGTAATGTGTACTGCGGTAGCAAACATGCCGTAGATGCCATCACGACTGGTATGCGTCTAGATTTGAATCCGTACAAAATCAAGGTAGGTGCGGTAAATCCTGGACTGGTAGAAACCAATTTTAGCAAGGTGCGTTTTAAGGGCGATACCGATAGAGCCGACAAAGTATATCAAGGCTACAAAGCCCTGCAACCAGAAGACATTGCAGATGTCATTCTATTTGCCCTTACCAGACCTGCACACGTCAACATTGCAGACCTGACCATGATGTGTACAGCACAGGCTAGTAGTACAGTGTTGAATAAGGGATAG
- the hemB gene encoding porphobilinogen synthase — MYPLRRNRRLRTTAAIRSLVQETVVTPSDFIVPLFVVEGKGVKEEIASMPDYYRYSLDLLAKEVKELWNMGLKSVLLFVKVPDDLKDNKGTEALNSDGLMQRAIKTVKDAAPDMYVMTDVALDPYSSYGHDGIVENGKILNDATSEVLAQMSVSQAQAGADMVAPSDMMDGRILYIREALEENGFTDTGIMSYSAKYASAFYGPFRDALDSAPGFGDKKTYQMDPANRSEAIKESLMDIDEGADILMVKPGLCYLDIVRDLHNEVELPIAVYQVSGEYAMLKAAADQGWLDHDAVMMEQVTAIKRAGASLIASYFAKDVVKVIS, encoded by the coding sequence ATGTATCCGCTAAGAAGAAATAGAAGATTACGTACCACAGCTGCTATACGTTCACTGGTTCAAGAAACCGTGGTGACGCCTAGTGATTTTATCGTTCCGCTATTTGTGGTAGAAGGTAAAGGCGTGAAAGAAGAGATAGCCAGCATGCCTGATTATTACAGATACAGTCTGGACTTGCTGGCAAAAGAAGTCAAAGAACTCTGGAACATGGGATTGAAAAGCGTGCTGCTTTTTGTCAAGGTTCCCGATGATTTAAAAGACAACAAAGGCACTGAAGCTCTCAATAGTGACGGTCTCATGCAGCGAGCCATCAAAACCGTCAAAGATGCCGCACCAGATATGTATGTCATGACAGATGTAGCGCTAGATCCTTATTCCAGCTATGGTCATGATGGTATCGTTGAAAACGGTAAGATCTTAAACGATGCTACCAGCGAGGTGCTGGCGCAAATGAGCGTCTCGCAAGCACAAGCTGGCGCAGATATGGTGGCACCAAGTGATATGATGGATGGACGTATTCTTTACATACGGGAAGCGCTGGAAGAAAACGGATTTACCGATACAGGTATCATGAGCTACAGCGCCAAATATGCCAGTGCTTTTTACGGCCCTTTTAGAGATGCGCTGGATAGCGCACCAGGTTTTGGCGATAAGAAAACCTACCAAATGGATCCAGCCAATAGGTCTGAAGCCATTAAGGAATCTCTCATGGACATCGATGAAGGTGCTGACATTCTCATGGTAAAACCAGGATTGTGCTATCTGGACATCGTGCGCGATTTACATAATGAAGTAGAGCTGCCTATTGCCGTTTATCAAGTAAGTGGTGAGTATGCGATGCTCAAAGCCGCGGCCGATCAAGGCTGGCTAGACCACGATGCCGTCATGATGGAACAGGTCACTGCCATCAAGCGCGCTGGAGCTAGTTTAATTGCTAGTTATTTTGCTAAGGATGTGGTCAAGGTGATTTCTTAA
- a CDS encoding DUF6705 family protein: protein MKLHVNLIFFIGACLGYSQIVPIDYNYLSIDDQSNLYIKDINNDMLVFEGTYKFEQSNEEFTLVLERVEAHEKGGEYGKADMLLGNYKYVKNGVEIINTLNQAITQGSPDDVYHFSSMYFRPGKPVNFIFEDPVNSKWTSYDSNVILSTREILTSSGLVEQKVLRMKTMIVGFLNLNDDPEASQRLRIPKEMTLIKVD, encoded by the coding sequence ATGAAACTACATGTAAACTTGATATTTTTTATAGGTGCATGTCTAGGCTATTCTCAAATTGTACCAATTGATTATAATTATTTATCCATAGATGATCAATCCAATTTGTATATCAAGGATATCAATAACGATATGTTGGTTTTTGAAGGCACTTATAAATTTGAACAAAGCAATGAAGAATTCACCTTAGTTTTGGAAAGAGTCGAGGCGCACGAAAAGGGTGGTGAGTACGGCAAAGCAGACATGTTATTGGGGAACTACAAATATGTGAAAAATGGTGTTGAGATCATCAATACTTTGAATCAAGCAATAACACAAGGCTCTCCAGATGATGTCTATCATTTTTCCTCTATGTATTTTAGGCCAGGAAAACCTGTTAACTTTATCTTTGAAGATCCGGTGAATAGTAAGTGGACAAGCTATGACTCAAATGTTATACTCAGTACTAGAGAGATCTTGACATCATCTGGACTGGTTGAGCAAAAGGTGCTAAGAATGAAAACTATGATTGTAGGTTTTCTCAATCTTAATGATGACCCAGAGGCATCTCAAAGGTTGAGGATCCCTAAGGAAATGACACTCATAAAAGTTGATTGA